A single Cucumis melo cultivar AY chromosome 4, USDA_Cmelo_AY_1.0, whole genome shotgun sequence DNA region contains:
- the LOC103486267 gene encoding receptor-like protein 7 isoform X1, with protein sequence MRNLFFSCISLIFSTFIFLSIGISLVSGRCPDDQLSLLLQLKNDLAYDSSLSKKLVHWNRSVDYCNWKGVNCSDGCVIGLDLSEESILGGIDNSSSLFGLRFLRDLNLGFNRFNSPMPSGFNRLLNLSVLNMSNSGFNGQIPIEISNLTGLVRLDLTSSSLFQVSTLTLENPNLMTFVQNLSNLSVLYLDGVNLSAAGSEWCKALSSSLLNLTVLSLSGCSLSGPLDSSLAKLQYLSEIRLDSNNFSSPVPDNFADFPTLTSLHLSSSNLSGEFPRSIFQVSTLQTLDLSNNKLLEGSLPEFPSTRPLRTLVLVDTNFSGALPNSIGNFKNLTRLDLASCNFDGSIPNSIQNLTQLTYLDLSSNKFVGPVPSFSQLKNLTVLNLAHNRLNGSLLSTKWDELSNLVNLDLRNNSITGNVPLSLFNLQSIRKIQLCYNLFNGSLNGLSNVSSFLLDTLALESNRLEGSFPMSFLELQGLKILSLSFNNFTGRLNLTVFKQLKNITRLELSSNSLSVETDGTDSSSSFPQMTTLKLASCNLRMFPGFLKNQSKLNSLDLSHNELQGEIPLWIWGLEDLSQLNLSCNSLVGFEGSPKNLSSSLYLLDLHSNKFEGPLSFFPPSAAYLDFSNNSFSSSILPAIGQYLSSTVFFSLSKNRIQGNIPESICDAKSLQVLDLSNNNLSGMFPQCLTEKNDNLVVLNLRENALNGSIPNAFPTNCGLRTLDLSGNHIEGRVPKSLSNCQYLEVLDLGKNWIDDIFPCSLKSISTLRVLVLRSNKFHGKFGCQETNGTWKSLQIVDISRNYFNGSISGKCIEKWKAMVDEEDFSKSRANHLRFNFFKFSTVNYQDTVTITSKGLDVELTKILTVFTSIDFSCNYFDGYIPAEIGELKALYLLNFSHNSLFGEIPSSIGNLSQLGSLDLSSNMLTGQIPLQLAELSFLSVLNLSYNLLVGMIPTGSQIQTFSADSFIGNEGLCGAPLLNKCETSTHPTSDTSNKKSASVADADWQFVFIGVGFGVGAAAVVAPLTFLEMGKKWSDDTVDKILLAILPLMGYIYLTSSDRRVEPEDDSKDDDDDDYIAVIYENEESEEKSSEFKGQYCVFCSKLDIYMTKVIHDPRCTCLSSLSPTSSFSTFREKN encoded by the coding sequence ATGAGAAACCTTTTCTTTTCATGCATTTCTTTGATTTTTAGCACCTTTATTTTCCTTAGCATTGGGATTTCTTTGGTTTCTGGACGATGCCCTGACGATCAGCTGTCTCTGTTGCTCCAATTGAAGAATGATCTCGCATACGATTCTTCCTTGTCCAAGAAACTGGTGCACTGGAATCGAAGTGTTGATTACTGTAATTGGAAGGGTGTTAACTGCAGCGACGGCTGTGTTATCGGTCTTGATTTGAGCGAGGAGTCGATTTTAGGTGGGATTGATAATTCAAGCAGTCTTTTCGGTCTTCGGTTCTTACGGGATTTGAACTTGGGTTTCAACAGGTTTAATTCCCCGATGCCTTCTGGATTTAACAGGCTTTTGAATTTAAGTGTGCTGAATATGTCTAATTCTGGATTTAATGGCCAGATTCCTATTGAGATTTCAAACTTAACTGGGTTGGTTAGGCTCGATCTTACTAGCTCGTCTCTCTTTCAAGTTTCGACGCTGACGCTTGAGAACCCAAATTTGATGACTTTTGTTCAGAATTTGAGCAATTTGAGTGTTCTATATCTCGATGGTGTAAATTTGTCAGCAGCAGGAAGTGAATGGTGCAAGGCCTTATCGTCTTCATTGTTAAATCTGACAGTGCTGAGCTTATCGGGCTGTTCTCTTTCGGGACCTCTTGATTCCTCCCTTGCGAAACTTCAGTATCTATCAGAAATTCGTCTGGATAGTAACAACTTTTCCTCACCGGTGCCTGATAATTTTGCGGATTTCCCAACTTTGACTTCGCTGCATCTTAGCAGTTCAAATTTATCTGGGGAATTTCCACGAAGTATTTTCCAGGTATCAACTCTTCAGACTCTGGACTTATCCAATAATAAGTTGCTGGAAGGTTCTCTTCCAGAATTTCCATCCACTAGACCCCTTCGAACTCTGGTTCTAGTTGACACAAATTTTTCTGGAGCACTGCCAAATTCTATTGGAAATTTTAAGAATTTGACCAGATTAGACTTAGCGAGTTGCAACTTTGACGGATCAATCCCAAATTCTATCCAAAACCTTACACAACTTACATATTTGGATCTTTCGAGCAATAAATTTGTTGGTCCAGTCCCATCATTTTCCCAATTGAAGAATCTTACTGTCTTAAACCTTGCTCATAATCGGTTGAATGGTTCCTTGCTTTCCACAAAATGGGATGAGCTTTCCAATCTCGTTAATCTTGATTTGCGTAACAATTCCATCACTGGAAACGTTCCTTTGTCTCTCTTCAATCTTCAATCAATCCGGAAGATTCAACTGTGCTACAACCTATTTAATGGTAGTTTGAATGGGCTCTCCAACGTGTCCTCTTTCTTACTTGATACCCTTGCTTTGGAGAGCAATCGGTTAGAAGGGTCATTCCCAATGTCGTTTTTGGAACTTCAAGGTCTGAAGATTCTCTCACTTTCTTTCAACAATTTTACCGGAAGATTGAATCTAACCGTATTCAAGCAGCTTAAGAATATTACCAGACTTGAACTCTCAAGCAACAGCCTGTCTGTTGAAACGGATGGCACTGACTCAAGTTCTTCTTTTCCTCAAATGACCACATTGAAGTTGGCTTCCTGCAATTTAAGAATGTTCCCTGGCTTCTTGAAAAATCAATCTAAACTCAACTCTCTTGATCTCTCCCATAATGAACTTCAAGGAGAAATACCTCTCTGGATTTGGGGTCTTGAAGATCTTAGTCAGTTAAATCTTTCTTGCAATTCCCTTGTTGGTTTTGAAGGGTCTCCAAAGAATCTTTCTTCCAGTCTCTATCTTCTTGACCTTCATTCCAACAAATTTGAAGGGCCACTTTCGTTCTTTCCTCCATCTGCTGCCTATTTGGACTTCTCCAATAACAGTTTCAGTTCTTCCATTCTACCTGCTATCGGACAATACCTCTCATCCACTGTCTTCTTTTCTCTATCAAAAAATCGCATTCAGGGCAATATTCCTGAATCCATATGCGATGCTAAGAGTCTTCAGGTGCTGGATTTGTCTAATAATAACTTGAGTGGCATGTTTCCCCAATGTCTAACTGAGAAGAATGATAATCTTGTGGTATTAAATCTAAGAGAAAATGCCTTAAATGGCTCTATTCCTAATGCATTTCCAACTAACTGCGGTCTGAGGACTCTTGATCTAAGTGGAAACCACATCGAAGGGCGGGTACCAAAGTCTTTATCAAATTGTCAATATTTGGAGGTTTTGGATCTTGGAAAGAATTGGATAGATGATATCTTCCCATGCTCATTGAAGAGCATATCCACTTTACGGGTGCTTGTTCTTCGCTCAAACAAATTTCATGGTAAATTTGGATGTCAAGAGACCAATGGCACTTGGAAGAGCCTCCAAATTGTTGACATATCTCGAAACTACTTTAATGGTAGCATATCTGGAAAATGCATAGAAAAGTGGAAAGCAATGGTCGATGAGGAAGACTTTAGCAAGTCAAGAGCTAATCACCTTCGTTTTAATTTCTTCAAATTCAGTACTGTGAACTATCAAGACACAGTAACTATTACAAGCAAAGGTCTGGACGTTGAACTGACAAAAATCCTAACAGTCTTCACATCCATTGACTTCTCGTGCAATTACTTCGATGGCTATATACCTGCAGAGATCGGAGAACTCAAGGCGCTTTATCTTCTCAACTTCTCCCACAATTCCCTGTTCGGTGAAATTCCCTCATCTATAGGAAATTTGAGTCAGCTGGGTTCTTTAGATCTGTCAAGTAACATGCTTACTGGCCAAATCCCTCTACAGCTTGCGGAACTATCGTTTCTATCTGTATTGAATCTGTCTTACAATCTGTTGGTTGGTATGATTCCCACTGGCTCCCAAATCCAAACATTTTCTGCAGATTCCTTTATTGGTAATGAAGGATTATGTGGAGCCCCTTTGCTGAATAAATGTGAAACTTCCACTCATCCAACTTCGGATACAAGTAACAAAAAATCAGCTTCAGTAGCTGATGCTGATTGGCAATTCGTATTCATTGGAGTTGGGTTTGGAGTAGGAGCAGCAGCAGTTGTTGCTCCTCTTACGTTTTTGGAGATGGGTAAAAAATGGTCCGACGATACCGTTGACAAAATTCTTCTGGCTATTCTTCCATTAATGGGATACATCTACCTGACTTCCAGTGACCGCAGAGTTGAACCAGAAGATGATAGCAAAGATGACGACGACGACGATTACATCGCAGTTATTTATGAAAATGAAGAAAGTGAAGAAAAATCCTCAGAATTTAAAGGGCAATATTGTGTGTTTTGTTCAAAACTTGACATCTATATGACGAAGGTTATTCATGATCCTCGATGTACATGTCTCTCTTCACTGTCCccaacttcttctttttctacatttcgagaaaaaaattaa
- the LOC103486267 gene encoding receptor like protein 22-like isoform X2 — protein sequence MTFVQNLSNLSVLYLDGVNLSAAGSEWCKALSSSLLNLTVLSLSGCSLSGPLDSSLAKLQYLSEIRLDSNNFSSPVPDNFADFPTLTSLHLSSSNLSGEFPRSIFQVSTLQTLDLSNNKLLEGSLPEFPSTRPLRTLVLVDTNFSGALPNSIGNFKNLTRLDLASCNFDGSIPNSIQNLTQLTYLDLSSNKFVGPVPSFSQLKNLTVLNLAHNRLNGSLLSTKWDELSNLVNLDLRNNSITGNVPLSLFNLQSIRKIQLCYNLFNGSLNGLSNVSSFLLDTLALESNRLEGSFPMSFLELQGLKILSLSFNNFTGRLNLTVFKQLKNITRLELSSNSLSVETDGTDSSSSFPQMTTLKLASCNLRMFPGFLKNQSKLNSLDLSHNELQGEIPLWIWGLEDLSQLNLSCNSLVGFEGSPKNLSSSLYLLDLHSNKFEGPLSFFPPSAAYLDFSNNSFSSSILPAIGQYLSSTVFFSLSKNRIQGNIPESICDAKSLQVLDLSNNNLSGMFPQCLTEKNDNLVVLNLRENALNGSIPNAFPTNCGLRTLDLSGNHIEGRVPKSLSNCQYLEVLDLGKNWIDDIFPCSLKSISTLRVLVLRSNKFHGKFGCQETNGTWKSLQIVDISRNYFNGSISGKCIEKWKAMVDEEDFSKSRANHLRFNFFKFSTVNYQDTVTITSKGLDVELTKILTVFTSIDFSCNYFDGYIPAEIGELKALYLLNFSHNSLFGEIPSSIGNLSQLGSLDLSSNMLTGQIPLQLAELSFLSVLNLSYNLLVGMIPTGSQIQTFSADSFIGNEGLCGAPLLNKCETSTHPTSDTSNKKSASVADADWQFVFIGVGFGVGAAAVVAPLTFLEMGKKWSDDTVDKILLAILPLMGYIYLTSSDRRVEPEDDSKDDDDDDYIAVIYENEESEEKSSEFKGQYCVFCSKLDIYMTKVIHDPRCTCLSSLSPTSSFSTFREKN from the coding sequence ATGACTTTTGTTCAGAATTTGAGCAATTTGAGTGTTCTATATCTCGATGGTGTAAATTTGTCAGCAGCAGGAAGTGAATGGTGCAAGGCCTTATCGTCTTCATTGTTAAATCTGACAGTGCTGAGCTTATCGGGCTGTTCTCTTTCGGGACCTCTTGATTCCTCCCTTGCGAAACTTCAGTATCTATCAGAAATTCGTCTGGATAGTAACAACTTTTCCTCACCGGTGCCTGATAATTTTGCGGATTTCCCAACTTTGACTTCGCTGCATCTTAGCAGTTCAAATTTATCTGGGGAATTTCCACGAAGTATTTTCCAGGTATCAACTCTTCAGACTCTGGACTTATCCAATAATAAGTTGCTGGAAGGTTCTCTTCCAGAATTTCCATCCACTAGACCCCTTCGAACTCTGGTTCTAGTTGACACAAATTTTTCTGGAGCACTGCCAAATTCTATTGGAAATTTTAAGAATTTGACCAGATTAGACTTAGCGAGTTGCAACTTTGACGGATCAATCCCAAATTCTATCCAAAACCTTACACAACTTACATATTTGGATCTTTCGAGCAATAAATTTGTTGGTCCAGTCCCATCATTTTCCCAATTGAAGAATCTTACTGTCTTAAACCTTGCTCATAATCGGTTGAATGGTTCCTTGCTTTCCACAAAATGGGATGAGCTTTCCAATCTCGTTAATCTTGATTTGCGTAACAATTCCATCACTGGAAACGTTCCTTTGTCTCTCTTCAATCTTCAATCAATCCGGAAGATTCAACTGTGCTACAACCTATTTAATGGTAGTTTGAATGGGCTCTCCAACGTGTCCTCTTTCTTACTTGATACCCTTGCTTTGGAGAGCAATCGGTTAGAAGGGTCATTCCCAATGTCGTTTTTGGAACTTCAAGGTCTGAAGATTCTCTCACTTTCTTTCAACAATTTTACCGGAAGATTGAATCTAACCGTATTCAAGCAGCTTAAGAATATTACCAGACTTGAACTCTCAAGCAACAGCCTGTCTGTTGAAACGGATGGCACTGACTCAAGTTCTTCTTTTCCTCAAATGACCACATTGAAGTTGGCTTCCTGCAATTTAAGAATGTTCCCTGGCTTCTTGAAAAATCAATCTAAACTCAACTCTCTTGATCTCTCCCATAATGAACTTCAAGGAGAAATACCTCTCTGGATTTGGGGTCTTGAAGATCTTAGTCAGTTAAATCTTTCTTGCAATTCCCTTGTTGGTTTTGAAGGGTCTCCAAAGAATCTTTCTTCCAGTCTCTATCTTCTTGACCTTCATTCCAACAAATTTGAAGGGCCACTTTCGTTCTTTCCTCCATCTGCTGCCTATTTGGACTTCTCCAATAACAGTTTCAGTTCTTCCATTCTACCTGCTATCGGACAATACCTCTCATCCACTGTCTTCTTTTCTCTATCAAAAAATCGCATTCAGGGCAATATTCCTGAATCCATATGCGATGCTAAGAGTCTTCAGGTGCTGGATTTGTCTAATAATAACTTGAGTGGCATGTTTCCCCAATGTCTAACTGAGAAGAATGATAATCTTGTGGTATTAAATCTAAGAGAAAATGCCTTAAATGGCTCTATTCCTAATGCATTTCCAACTAACTGCGGTCTGAGGACTCTTGATCTAAGTGGAAACCACATCGAAGGGCGGGTACCAAAGTCTTTATCAAATTGTCAATATTTGGAGGTTTTGGATCTTGGAAAGAATTGGATAGATGATATCTTCCCATGCTCATTGAAGAGCATATCCACTTTACGGGTGCTTGTTCTTCGCTCAAACAAATTTCATGGTAAATTTGGATGTCAAGAGACCAATGGCACTTGGAAGAGCCTCCAAATTGTTGACATATCTCGAAACTACTTTAATGGTAGCATATCTGGAAAATGCATAGAAAAGTGGAAAGCAATGGTCGATGAGGAAGACTTTAGCAAGTCAAGAGCTAATCACCTTCGTTTTAATTTCTTCAAATTCAGTACTGTGAACTATCAAGACACAGTAACTATTACAAGCAAAGGTCTGGACGTTGAACTGACAAAAATCCTAACAGTCTTCACATCCATTGACTTCTCGTGCAATTACTTCGATGGCTATATACCTGCAGAGATCGGAGAACTCAAGGCGCTTTATCTTCTCAACTTCTCCCACAATTCCCTGTTCGGTGAAATTCCCTCATCTATAGGAAATTTGAGTCAGCTGGGTTCTTTAGATCTGTCAAGTAACATGCTTACTGGCCAAATCCCTCTACAGCTTGCGGAACTATCGTTTCTATCTGTATTGAATCTGTCTTACAATCTGTTGGTTGGTATGATTCCCACTGGCTCCCAAATCCAAACATTTTCTGCAGATTCCTTTATTGGTAATGAAGGATTATGTGGAGCCCCTTTGCTGAATAAATGTGAAACTTCCACTCATCCAACTTCGGATACAAGTAACAAAAAATCAGCTTCAGTAGCTGATGCTGATTGGCAATTCGTATTCATTGGAGTTGGGTTTGGAGTAGGAGCAGCAGCAGTTGTTGCTCCTCTTACGTTTTTGGAGATGGGTAAAAAATGGTCCGACGATACCGTTGACAAAATTCTTCTGGCTATTCTTCCATTAATGGGATACATCTACCTGACTTCCAGTGACCGCAGAGTTGAACCAGAAGATGATAGCAAAGATGACGACGACGACGATTACATCGCAGTTATTTATGAAAATGAAGAAAGTGAAGAAAAATCCTCAGAATTTAAAGGGCAATATTGTGTGTTTTGTTCAAAACTTGACATCTATATGACGAAGGTTATTCATGATCCTCGATGTACATGTCTCTCTTCACTGTCCccaacttcttctttttctacatttcgagaaaaaaattaa
- the LOC103486265 gene encoding uncharacterized protein LOC103486265, translating into MGDNGEFRLASSAIDHEGRLPRKYTSEGQGAQKNKSPPLEWYNLPEGTKTLALVVQDIDAPDPNGPIVPWTVWVVVNIPATLKGLPEDFSGNQQGLGGDYAAIQEGNNDEKVPGWRAPTLPSHGHRFEFKLYALDDHLNLGNKATKEKLLEGIEGHVLGEAVLMAVF; encoded by the exons ATGGGCGATAACGGGGAGTTCAGGTTGGCGTCTTCAGCAATAGACCACGAAGGAAGGTTGCCGAGAAAATACACATCGGAAGGGCAAGGAGCGCAGAAGAACAAATCTCCGCCTTTGGAATGGTACAATTTACCTGAAGGGACCAAGACCCTGGCTCTTGTGGTGCAGGACATTGACGCACCGGACCCCAACGGCCCGATCGTGCCGTGGACCGTGTGGGTGGTTGTGAACATACCGGCTACCTTGAAGGGCCTCCCCGAAGATTTCTCTGGGAACCAACAGGGGCTTGGTGGTGATTATGCAGCTATTCAAGAGGGAAATAATGACGAAAAAGTCCCTGGTTGGCGTGCCCCTACTTTGCCTTCACATGGCCACCGCTTTGAGTTCAAGCTCTACGCTTTAGATGACCATTTGAACCTCGGCAATAAG GCGACAAAGGAGAAGCTGTTAGAAGGAATAGAAGGACACGTGCTGGGAGAAGCCGTATTAATGGCGGTCTTCTGA
- the LOC103486266 gene encoding ammonium transporter 2: MAAASPSWLNTGDNSWQITASTLVGLQSMPGLVILYASIVKKKWAVNSAFMALYAFAAVLICWVIVGYRMAFGDQLIPFWGKGIPALSQNYLIAQGNIPESGANDGNGTPRIQPNVPMASLVYFQFTFAAITVILLGGSVLARMNIKAWMAFVPLWVIFSYTVGAYSVWGGGFLFQWGVIDYSGGYVIHLSSGIAGLTAAYWVGPRIKSDRERFPPNNVLLMLAGAGLLWMGWSGFNGGAPHSANVVASIAVLNTNVSAATSLLVWTILDVFYFGKPSVIGAIQGMMTGLACVTPGAGVVQTWAAIIMGILAGSIPWLSMMVLHKRLSFLQKADDTLGVFHTHAVAGLMGGLLTGLLAEPTLCDLYLPITGTRGAFYGRNGGVQFLKQLAGSTFVIGWNIVSTTVILLFIRLFMPLRMPEEELMIGDDAVHGEEAYALWGDGEKFDPRRHGNAAANMEEGTGSPYINGARGVIIEL, translated from the exons ATGGCCGCCGCATCCCCATCATGGCTCAACACCGGCGACAATTCCTGGCAAATTACAGCCTCCACTCTCGTAGGACTTCAGAGCATGCCTGGACTTGTGATTCTCTATGCCAGCATCGTCAAAAAGAAATGGGCTGTCAATTCTGCGTTTATGGCTCTTTACGCCTTCGCCGCCGTTCTAATTTGTTGGGTCATCGTCGGTTACAGAATGGCCTTCGGCGACCAGTTGATTCCTTTTTGGGGTAAAGGAATTCCAGCTCTGTCCCAAAATTACCTAATAGCGCAAGGCAATATCCCTGAGAGTGGCGCTAACGATGGAAATGGAACGCCCAGAATTCAACCCAATGTTCCCATGGCTTCACTTGTGTATTTTCAATTTACTTTTGCTGCGATTACTGTGATTTTACTTGGTGGGTCTGTTCTTGCAAGAATGAACATCAAAGCTTGGATGGCCTTTGTTCCTCTTTGGGTAATTTTCTCATACACCGTTGGGGCATACAGTGTTTGGGGCGGTGGGTTTCTGTTTCAGTGGGGAGTAATTGATTACTCCGGTGGGTATGTAATTCATCTTTCGTCTGGAATTGCTGGGTTAACAGCAGCTTATTGG GTAGGGCCGAGGATAAAAAGTGACAGAGAGAGGTTTCCGCCGAATAACGTGTTGCTGATGTTGGCCGGAGCAGGGCTATTGTGGATGGGGTGGTCGGGTTTTAACGGGGGAGCACCGCACTCGGCGAACGTGGTGGCGTCGATAGCGGTGCTGAATACGAACGTGAGTGCGGCGACGAGCTTGTTGGTTTGGACCATTTTGGATGTGTTCTACTTTGGGAAGCCATCGGTGATTGGAGCCATTCAGGGTATGATGACTGGCTTGGCTTGCGTTACACCTGGCGCCG GAGTTGTGCAGACGTGGGCGGCTATCATAATGGGAATTCTAGCCGGAAGTATTCCATGGCTATCCATGATGGTCCTTCATAAGAGATTGAGTTTCTTGCAAAAG GCTGATGACACGCTTGGCGTATTTCACACGCACGCGGTGGCAGGATTAATGGGCGGGCTTCTAACTGGGCTTTTAGCCGAGCCCACTCTTTGCGATCTTTACCTACCGATCACCGGCACGCGCGGCGCCTTTTACGGCAGAAACGGCGGCGTTCAGTTCCTCAAACAACTGGCCGGATCCACCTTCGTCATAGGCTGGAACATAGTCTCGACCACCGTAATACTCCTCTTTATTCGCCTGTTCATGCCCTTAAGAATGCCCGAAGAGGAACTCATGATCGGCGACGACGCCGTCCACGGCGAGGAGGCTTACGCTCTTTGGGGCGACGGCGAGAAATTTGATCCAAGAAGGCACGGGAATGCGGCGGCCAATATGGAAGAAGGAACTGGATCGCCTTATATAAATGGTGCTAGAGGAGTGATCATCGAATtgtaa